In Pararge aegeria chromosome 5, ilParAegt1.1, whole genome shotgun sequence, one DNA window encodes the following:
- the LOC120623723 gene encoding tetratricopeptide repeat protein 17-like has translation MWLSKLFIIFGLCVMLFYEAEAAKSAKPAKSTKSAESAKSAESAESAKPAESAGSSHLLFTESGSFKSRRNSPFGKAVRNGLVTFLNQEKRWAYILDVYLDLIQQQKIIDKLWLDVEKYTNISVKIKQDVNCLKANKMEDVIKWFTVVHDDGSSKFPQEKDYQYPKGYSNPDLEMPDCVNISSLPFSMFSFEHLEGIKEIDGYFWPSFELNSKKMILDIDSFSHFGEWLTGQLVKNSSSWVHYHSASLLYRLLTQSLKAAECSRRAILYAPREYKDIALGGLGMVLMRRYKINDSIIVLKAALDHDPTNYACNFALANAYAINNDFNTAVQYYDKTLKLKPDLELARKHKLAALCSSKFTGMFQSLRETLNKLRKVLDDYNQNEINLRNAVTDFFTNSKTKDDPECPDEEMDYKLIKNTTGLDMTPLQTQGIKNSLIQKFIDNRVCEDGRLDVAGADIVSSIKSIEDLIFRVNETPDGISVGPGITLVVKDAESLDEDLLHITTDFSSDGGKKGGKSKTPASHEDAKPNWSDFETGISKYPSNMEISRNSEDFDVKKNWPSTKYCEKAYSHYPSRYYGVHPVFLPFENKGVRIESLLSEKLGVPLTDEYAFPWNPPMCPFSDAVSHFLTFEKHDKPAVQSYDVLETSFLRNKLLEYVGNGDIEKAAHMQDKEIGHRIHIAMKKKLAPNWMLYTLASLYWRVRRNNKNALHCLQAAGARIISEYADIVMVSLASIYLEMGHFKESYMVAEQALDISPNEPATNFILAELNMMKKDPDALLSHIKHVIRVEPTFMNGLARDLMNVWACVLKHSRVVFSDDINVDIICTNIKPVLRNVVCGRKSKDCPMINLLCYDTYYKALVSNTLSTKTENAEGNDEEEFTSQKDPDYYIDYVSSRKDYSSESHEDKFKDMLKMVAFMMKSAKPRNIKKLKPDDLFVNKEDCQFYKLQLDYWLHVIGFRDLLIESKLMLPSKIKTIKSSYNTVPECQVIPSAADTFYSERLSKIDTDGWEPEDRLKKTLSGMFDNLDFGVLGAKISNYVETKPKSWLGNLAAGWWCGAAGYGNCALKCLTAARENAPHKYKHLPLHLLSALLLVNKNIKEAKGMAYLALNTSSFNHIEWLMAALAHSYLTEYDEAVKMYQLSIRINEDYIPSKACMQATICAAFFDGD, from the exons ATGTGGTTAAGTAAgctctttattatatttggcTTGTGTGTGATGCTATTTTATGAAGCTGAAGCTGCTAAGTCAGCTAAGCCCGCTAAGTCAACTAAGTCTGCTGAGTCTGCTAAGTCTGCTGAGTCTGCTGAGTCTGCTAAACCTGCTGAGTCTGCAGGATCATCCCATTTGCTGTTTACAGAGAGTGGGTCATTTAAGTCCAGg cgTAACTCTCCATTTGGTAAAGCAGTCCGAAACGGTCTTGTAACATTTTTAAACCAAGAAAAGCGATGGGCGTATATTTTGGATGTTTACCTCGATCTAATCCAACAGCAGAAGATTATAGACAAACTTTGGTTGGATGTTGAAAAATACACCAATATCagtgtaaaaattaaacaagatGTAAACTGCTTGAAAGCTAATAAAATGGAAGATGTAATTAAATGGTTTACAGTTGTACACGATGACGGTTCGTCGAAGTTCCCTCAAGAGAAGGATTATCAATATCCAAAAGGTTACTCGAACCCTGATTTGGAAATGCCAGACTGTGTTAATATATCTTCTTTACCGTTTAGTATGTTTTCTTTTGAACACTTGGAG GGTATCAAGGAAATCGATGGCTATTTTTGGCCTTCCTTTGAGCTGAACTCCAAAAAAATGATacttgatatcgatagttttagTCATTTCGGTGAATGGCTGACAGGGCAGCTCGTCAAAAATAGTTCTTCTTGGGTGCATTATCATTCGGCTTCTTTACTCTATCGACTCCTGACACAAAGCCTGAAAGCTGCGGAATGTAGTCGGCGAGCTATACTCTATGCAccaag GGAATACAAAGATATTGCACTTGGAGGTCTCGGCATGGTGCTAATGcgcagatataaaataaatgactcGATTATAGTTCTTAAAGCTGCATTAGACCATGATCCCACTAACTACGCCTGCAATTTCGCGTTAGCTAACGCTTACgcaataaataatgattttaatactGCGGtacaatattatgataaaacactaaaattaaaacctGACTTAGAGTTGGCGAGGAAACATAAGTTGGCTGCTCTGTGCAGTTCAAAATTCACTGGAATGTTTCAGTCGTTACGGGA GACGTTAAATAAGCTTCGTAAAGTACTGGACGACTACAATCAGAACGAAATAAATTTGCGAAATGCTGTCACGGACTTTTTTACCAACTCGAAAACAAAGGACGATCCAG AATGTCCAGACGAAGAAATGGACTACAAACTGATCAAAAATACAACAGGACTTGATATGACCCCACTTCAGACCCAAGGCATAAAGAACTCTTTGATACAAAAATTTATCGACAACCGTGTCTGCGAGGATGGACGTCTGGATGTTGCGGGAGCAGACATCGTCAGTTCTATAAAGTCGATAGAGGACCTTATTTTTCGCGTCAACGAAACTCCTGATGGCATTTCAGTTGGTCCTGGCATTACACTCGTCGTCAAAGATGCTGAAA gCTTAGATGAAGATCTTCTCCATATAACAACTGATTTTTCGTCCGATGGAGGGAAGAAAGGGGGAAAGAGCAAAACACCCGCAAGTCATGAGGATGCTAAACCCAATTGGAGTGATTTTGAAACTGGAATATCGAA GTACCCGTCTAATATGGAAATAAGTAGAAACAGCGAAGActttgatgtaaaaaaaaattggccttCAACTAAGTATTgcgaaaaagcctattcacacTACCCGTCTCGTTATTATGGTGTTCACCCAGTGTTTCTGCCATTTGAAAACAAAGGAGTGAG AATTGAATCGTTGCTATCGGAGAAGTTAGGTGTGCCACTAACAGATGAGTACGCGTTCCCGTGGAATCCTCCCATGTGTCCTTTTTCTGATGCGGTGTCACATTTTTTGACGTTCGAAAAACATGACAA gCCGGCTGTACAGAGCTACGATGTGTTGGAAACGAGCTTCTTGCGAAATAAATTACTCGAGTACGTCGGTAATGGTGACATTGAAAAAGCTGCCCATATGCAAGACAAAGAAATCGGACACCGCATTCACATTGCTATGAAAAAG aaaTTAGCTCCAAATTGGATGCTGTACACACTTGCGTCTCTGTACTGGCGGGTGCGCCGTAACAATAAGAACGCATTGCACTGCCTCCAAGCGGCCGGTGCTCGAATAATATCGGAATATGCAGACATAGTAATGGTTTCACTTGCGTCCATTTATTTGGAGATGGGACACTTTAAAGAGTCTTATATGGTCGCTGAACAAGCTTTAGATATTAGTCCAAACGAG CCGGCAACGAACTTCATTCTCGCGGAATTGAACATGATGAAGAAGGATCCCGACGCGCTCTTGTCCCATATAAAGCATGTAATCAGAGTGGAACCGACTTTTATGAACGGACTAGCGAGAGATTTAATGAATGTATGGGCGTGTGTCTTGAAACATAGCCGAGTGGTGTTCAGTGATG ACATAAACGTGGATATCATTTGCACTAATATAAAACCGGTACTGAGGAACGTTGTATGTGGGAGAAAATCGAAAGATTGTCCGATGATCAACCTACTTTGCTACGATACCTATTACAAAG CTCTTGTATCAAATACATTAAGCACTAAAACCGAGAACGCAGAGGGTAATGATGAGGAAGAATTCACATCACAAAAAGACCCGGATTATTATATTGACTACGTGTCTTCCCGCAAGGATTATTCGTCCGAGTCACAcgaagataaatttaaagatatgtTGAAGATGGTAGCTTTCATGATGAAATCAGCCAAGCCCCGgaatattaaaa AATTGAAGCCTGATGACCTGTTTGTAAATAAAGAAGACTGCCAGTTTTACAAATTACAACTGGACTATTGGCTCCACGTCATCGGCTTTCGAGACCTGCTAATTGAGTCCAAGTTGAT GCTTCcatcgaaaataaaaacaattaaatcgTCTTATAATACGGTTCCGGAATGTCAAGTAATACCTAGCGCAGCGGATACCTTCTACTCGGAGAGACTGAGTAAAATAGACACTGATGGATGGGAGCCCGAGGATAGGTTGAAGAAAACATTGTCTGGAATGTTCGATAACTTGGATTTCGGCGTTCTGGGGGCGAAGATCAGCAACTATGTGGAAACT AAGCCGAAGTCGTGGTTGGGAAATCTGGCCGCGGGTTGGTGGTGCGGTGCAGCTGGGTACGGCAATTGCGCATTAAAATGCCTTACTGCTGCGCGCGAGAACGCGCCGCACAAGTACAAACACCTCCCGCTACATCTGCTCTCCGCGTTGCTGCTCGT GAACAAGAATATAAAAGAGGCTAAGGGAATGGCGTATCTCGCATTAAACACGTCTTCATTTAACCATATCGAATGGTTGATGGCCGCGTTGGCGCATTCTTAtcta